A genomic window from Prunus persica cultivar Lovell chromosome G2, Prunus_persica_NCBIv2, whole genome shotgun sequence includes:
- the LOC18784914 gene encoding uncharacterized protein LOC18784914 produces the protein MSSGIHSTTLSSIPEDERFTKNCREREKDKEMEISAAAATAAAAAMPMHIVEGHTTKKTMELKWVSRRSRGGKIQMEKTMKTPSESKPKAPATLQALVPVFISTNPSHVNPDDLSDLFIACNLSCHRFPNYVDAGGGRCVVEAVDLHKLRVALSHSSVLVSVFCKPNDVIGCSSSFLKEKQQQQKKKIVGFGELLQNVVMPVTPLNSQLVGFGRAVSDLGLTASIYDVMVLPSLRGMGIGRMIVKRIIRMLTSRDIYDIAALCSENERSFFKVCGFGDDILGSTAMMYTRSSVSTNPQDNQIVKRAGRKLLLVPPLSKTLPYSKTMKS, from the exons ATGAGTTCAGGAATACACTCAACAACATTATCTTCCATTCCAGAGGACGAACGATTCACTAAAaattgcagagagagagagaaagacaaaGAAATGGAGATTAGTGCAGCTGCAGctacagcagcagcagctgctATGCCCATGCATATAGTAGAGGGTCACACGACCAAGAAAACCATGGAGCTAAAATGGGTGAGCAGAAGAAGCAGAGGCGGCAAAATCCAAATGGAAAAAACCATGAAAACGCCATCAGAATCGAAACCAAAAGCACCAGCAACCCTGCAAGCCCTGGTCCCAGTTTTCATATCCACAAACCCATCCCATGTGAACCCAGATGACCTCAGTGACCTCTTCATCGCGTGCAACCTCTCATGCCACCGTTTCCCCAATTACGTGGACGCCGGCGGTGGCCGCTGCGTCGTTGAAGCTGTGGACTTGCACAAGCTGCGCGTCGCTCTCTCCCACAGTTCAGTCTTGGTCTCAGTCTTCTGCAAGCCAAATGATGTGATTGGTTGCTCTTCATCATTTTTGAAGgaaaagcagcagcagcagaagaagaagatagtgGGTTTTGGAGAGTTGTTGCAGAATGTGGTGATGCCTGTTACCCCATTGAACAGTCAATTGGTTGGGTTTGGGCGTGCAGTTTCTGATCTTGGACTCACTGCCTCCATCTACGATGTCATG GTGCTTCCTTCATTGCGGGGAATGGGAATTGGCAGGATGATAGTTAAAAGAATCATAAG AATGCTCACAAGTAGAGACATCTATGACATAGCAGCCCTTTGCTCAGAGAATGAGAG ATCATTCTTCAAAGTGTGCGGTTTTGGGGATGACATTTTAGGCTCCACTGCAATGATGTATACGAGGAGTAGCGTTTCAACTAATCCTCAAGACAACCAGATTGTTAAACGTGCCGGTCGAAAGCTATTGTTAGTTCCACCACTTTCGAAGACCTTGCCATATTCCAAGACCATGAAATCATGA
- the LOC18785561 gene encoding uncharacterized protein LOC18785561 isoform X1, producing the protein MEGGRRISASPRPCNGRRVVAKKRPRVGGVDGFVNSVKKLQRREISSKRDRAFTMSDAQERFRNIRLQEEYDTHDPKGHCAMVLPFLRKRSKIIEIVAARDIVFALAQSGVCAAFSRETNQRICFLNVSPDEVIRSLFYNKNNDSLITVSVYASDNFSSLKCRSTRIEYIRRGKPDAGFALFESESLKWPGFVEFDDVNGKVLTYSAQDNIYKVFDLKNYTMLYSISDKHVQEIKISPGIMLLIFTKASSHVPLKILSIEDGTVLKSFNHLLHRNKKVDFIEQFNEKLLVKQENENLQILDVRNFELTEVSRTEFMTPSAFIFLYENQLFLTFRNRTVAVWNFRGELVTSFEDHLLWHPDCNTNNIYITSDQDLIISYCKADSDDPLSEGNAGSINISNILTGKCLAKIRASNNKEIECGSSCNSKKRALSSRIRSTVAEALEDITALFYDEERNEIYTGNRLGLVHVWSN; encoded by the exons ATGGAAGGGGGAAGGAGAATATCGGCAAGTCCTCGGCCTTGCAATGGTAGGAGGGTGGTAGCGAAGAAACGACCTCGTGTTGGTGGCGTGGATGGGTTCGTCAACAGCGTTAAGAAGCTTCAGAGGCGCGAAATCAGCTCCAAGCGTGACCGTGCTTTCACTATGAGCGATGCCCAAGAGCGGTTTCGCAATATTCGCCTCCAG GAGGAATATGATACACATGATCCAAAAGGTCACTGTGCCATGGTTCTGCCTTTCTTGCGAAAGAGGTCAAAAATTATTGAGATTGTAGCAGCGCGTGACATTGTGTTTGCTCTTGCGCAATCTGGTGTTTGTGCAGCATTTAGCCGAG AAACCAACCAGAGAATATGCTTTCTGAATGTCAGTCCCGATGAAGTGATAAGAAGCttgttttataacaaaaacaatgactCACTTATCACTGTTTCAGTTTATGCTTCCGACAATTTCAGTTCCTTGAAATGCAGAAGCACTAGGATTGA ATACATACGAAGAGGTAAACCAGATGCTGGCTTTGCTCTTTTTGAATCAGAGTCACTGAAATGGCCTGGTTTTGTAGAGTTCGATGATGTAAATGGGAAGGTTCTCACTTATTCTGCACAGGATAA CATATACAAGGTGTTTGATCTGAAAAACTACACAATGTTGTACTCCATATCAGATAAGCATGTTCAAGAGATTAAGATTAG TCCTGGAATCATGCTGTTAATTTTTACTAAAGCTAGTAGCCACGTTCCTCTTAAGATCCTGTCCATAGAGGATGGTACTGTTCTCAAATCCTTCAACCATCTCCTTCATCGGAATAAGAAGGTGGATTTCATCGAACAGTTCAATGAAAAGCTTCTTGTAAAGCAAGAAAATGAGAACCTCCAAATTCTTGAT GTTCGTAATTTTGAGCTGACAGAAGTTAGCAGAACTGAGTTCATGACACCATCAGCCTTTATATTTCTGTATGAGAATCAGCTATTCCTGACGTTTCGAAATCGAACTGTGGCTGTTTGGAATTTTCGAGGAGAACTTGTAACTTCTTTTGAGGATCATCTTTTATGGCATCCCGACTGCAATACCAATAACATATACATTACTAGTGACCAGGATCTTATTATTTCTTACTGCAAGGCTGATTCTGatgatccattatctgaaggAAATG CAGGTTCCATCAATATCAGCAATATTTTAACTGGGAAATGCCTTGCTAAAATAAGAGCAAGCAACAACAAGGAAATTGAATGTGGCAGCAGCTGCAATTCGAAGAAGCGGGCCCTTTCATCCAGAATTAGAAGTACAGTTGCAGAAGCCTTGGAAGATATTACTGCTCTCTTCTACGACGAAGAGCGGAACGAGATCTACACGGGCAATAGGCTTGGTCTAGTTCATGTATGGTCTAACTAA
- the LOC18786250 gene encoding cytochrome P450 714A1: MTKVATRKTSKTKREREREREREREREREREREREMEVSFVLKLLSSLAAAGLVGFLLHLYNTVWLKSERLRRKLRVQGIKGPAPSFLYGNLPEMQKIQHQLPNTPNHSEFVAHDYTSTLFPYFEHWRKQYGQIYTYSTGMRQHLYVNQPELVREMNQCMSLDLGKPSYVSKRLAPMLGNGVLRSNGIVWSQQRKIIAPEFFTDKVKGMVWLMLESGQTLLQKWEDCIEAQSGMTAEIQVDEDFRDFSADVISRACFGSSYIRGKQIFSKLRALQEVISQQNFLFSNLGGLKKQNEIGCLEREIESLIWEAVRERQGSETSSAEKDLLQTILEGAINDQSLGKGSSKRFIVDNCKSIYFAGHESTAVAASWCMMLLALHPEWQARIRTELAQVCPDGLPDANSLPQLKTMAMVIQEVLRLYPPAAFVSREALEDTQVGNISVPKGVCLWTLIPTLHRDTEIWGPDANEFKPERFIDGVSKACKSPQAYIPFGLGPRLCLGKNLAMVELKVVLSLVISKFSFSLSPKYKHSPAYKMIVGPGNGVHILIQKSVLDR; encoded by the exons atgaCTAAGGTAGCTACAAGAAAAACCAGTAAgactaagagagagagagagagagagagagagagagagagagagagagagagagagagagagagagagagagagatggaggtcTCTTTTGTGTTGAAACTCCTTTCTTCTCTGGCTGCCGCCGGACTGGTTGGCTTCTTACTTCACCTCTACAACACAGTGTGGCTAAAGTCGGAGAGGCTCAGAAGAAAGCTCCGAGTGCAAGGCATCAAAGGCCCAGCGCCTTCTTTTCTGTATGGGAATCTGCCTGAGATGCAGAAAATCCAACACCAACTCCCCAACACTCCAAACCACTCTGAGTTTGTAGCCCATGACTACACCTCCACACTCTTCCCCTACTTTGAACACTGGAGAAAACAATATG GTCAAATATACACCTACTCAACAGGAATGAGACAACATTTGTATGTGAACCAGCCAGAGCTAGTAAGGGAAATGAACCAGTGCATGAGTTTGGATTTAGGCAAGCCTTCTTATGTAAGCAAGAGGCTTGCACCCATGCTTGGCAATGGCGTTTTGAGGTCCAATGGCATTGTCTGGTCACAACAGAGAAAAATCATTGCCCCTGAGTTCTTCACAGACAAAGTCAAG GGCATGGTGTGGCTCATGTTAGAGTCAGGACAGACACTGCTTCAAAAATGGGAGGATTGCATTGAAGCTCAAAGTGGCATGACAGCAGAGATTCAAGTGGATGAGGATTTCAGGGATTTTTCTGCAGATGTTATATCAAGAGCTTGTTTTGGAAGCTCTTATATAAGGGGCAAACAGATTTTCTCAAAGCTTAGAGCCCTTCAAGAAGTCATTTCCCAGCAAAATTTCCTGTTTTCTAATTTGGG TGGCTTGAAGAAGCAAAATGAGATAGGGTgcttagagagagaaatagagtCGTTGATCTGGGAGGCAGTGAGAGAAAGACAAGGCTCAGAGACATCTTCAGCCGAAAAGGATCTATTGCAGACAATACTAGAGGGAGCCATCAACGACCAAAGCCTAGGCAAAGGTTCATCCAAGCGCTTCATAGTTGACAACTGCAAGAGCATATACTTTGCAGGCCATGAATCCACAGCTGTTGCTGCCTCTTGGTGTATGATGCTGCTTGCTCTACATCCCGAGTGGCAAGCTCGAATTAGGACAGAGTTGGCTCAGGTTTGCCCAGATGGCCTCCCAGATGCAAACTCACTCCCTCAGTTGAAAACG ATGGCTATGGTAATTCAAGAAGTCTTGCGTTTATACCCGCCGGCTGCCTTTGTGTCAAGGGAGGCACTTGAAGATACCCAAGTGGGAAACATCAGTGTTCCTAAAGGGGTATGCTTATGGACTTTGATCCCAACATTGCACAGAGATACAGAAATTTGGGGACCTGATGCAAATGAATTCAAGCCTGAGAGGTTCATAGATGGTGTGTCTAAAGCTTGCAAGTCTCCCCAAGCCTACATCCCATTTGGGTTGGGACCTCGATTATGTTTGGGCAAAAACTTAGCCATGGTTGAATTGAAAGTTGTGCTCTCCCTTGTTATCTCCaagttctctttctctctgtctccCAAATATAAGCATTCTCCTGCTTATAAAATGATTGTAGGGCCTGGAAATGGTGTACATATCCTCATTCAGAAATCTGTTCTTGACAGATAG
- the LOC18784705 gene encoding quinone oxidoreductase-like protein 2 homolog produces MEALVCRKLGDPTAPISGGGAEKAIVVEKNHPIPELVSPTSARVRVKATSLNYANYLQILGKYQEKPPLPFIPGSDYSGVVDAVGPSVSKFKVGDPVCSFAALGSFAQFIVADQTELFGVPEGCDLVAAGALPVAFGTSHVALVHRANLTSGQVLLVLGAAGGVGLAAVQIGKVVGAIVIAVARGAEKVQYLKSLGVDHVVDSSTQNLIQSVKDFLKTRKLKGVDVLYDPVGGKLTKEAMKVLSWGANILVIGFASGEIPVIPANIALVKNWTVHGLYWGSYRIHRPAVLEDSLKELLSWVARGLITIRISHTYCLPEANLAFSAIKDRKAIGKVMLVLDDQTSVKSKL; encoded by the exons ATGGAGGCTCTGGTTTGCAGAAAATTGGGAGACCCAACAGCACCCATTTCAGGAGGAGGAGCAGAGAAAGCAATAGTGGTGGAGAAGAATCATCCAATTCCTGAATTGGTGTCTCCCACATCGGCGAGGGTGAGGGTGAAAGCTACGAGCTTGAACTACGCCAATTATCTACAGATATTGGGCAAGTACCAAGAGAAGCCACCCCTCCCTTTCATCCCTGGCTCTGACTATTCCGGCGTCGTCGACGCCGTGGGACCTTCTGTCTCCAAGTTCAAAGTCGGCGACCCTGTTTGCTCTTTTGCCGCCCTCGGCTCCTTTGCCCAATTCATCGTCGCCGACCAGACCGAGCT GTTTGGAGTGCCAGAGGGGTGTGATCTGGTAGCTGCTGGTGCACTGCCTGTTGCATTTGGGACATCACACGTGGCTCTTGTTCACCGGGCCAATTTGACCTCCGGCCAA GTATTGCTGGTTCTTGGTGCAGCTGGAGGTGTTGGTCTTGCAGCTGTACAGATTGGCAAGGTTGTTGGAGCCATTGTTATTGCTGTTGCTAG GGGAGCTGAGAAGGTGCAGTATTTGAAGTCATTGGGTGTTGATCATGTCGTGGACTCGAGCACTCAGAATCTTATCCAAAGTGTCAAGGACTTCTTGAAAACCAGAAAGCTTAAAGGGGTTGACGTTTTGTATGATCCAGTTGGAGGCAAGCTTACTAAAGAGGCCATGAAGGTTTTGAGTTGGGGGGCCAACATTTTGGTCATAGGCTTTGCCAGTGGAGAGATCCCTGTTATCCCTGCAAATATTGCCCTTGTTAAG AACTGGACAGTGCATGGACTTTACTGGGGTAGCTACAGAATTCATCGACCAGCTGTTCTTGAAGATTCACTCAAGGAGCTACTATCCTGGGTGGCAAGAGGCTTGATCACCATCCGCATCTCTCATACTTATTGCCTGCCAGAG
- the LOC18785561 gene encoding uncharacterized protein LOC18785561 isoform X2 → MEGGRRISASPRPCNGRRVVAKKRPRVGGVDGFVNSVKKLQRREISSKRDRAFTMSDAQERFRNIRLQEEYDTHDPKGHCAMVLPFLRKRSKIIEIVAARDIVFALAQSGVCAAFSRETNQRICFLNVSPDEVIRSLFYNKNNDSLITVSVYASDNFSSLKCRSTRIEYIRRGKPDAGFALFESESLKWPGFVEFDDVNGKVLTYSAQDNIYKVFDLKNYTMLYSISDKHVQEIKISPGIMLLIFTKASSHVPLKILSIEDGTVLKSFNHLLHRNKKVDFIEQFNEKLLVKQENENLQILDVRNFELTEVSRTEFMTPSAFIFLYENQLFLTFRNRTVAVWNFRGELVTSFEDHLLWHPDCNTNNIYITSDQDLIISYCKADSDDPLSEGNGSINISNILTGKCLAKIRASNNKEIECGSSCNSKKRALSSRIRSTVAEALEDITALFYDEERNEIYTGNRLGLVHVWSN, encoded by the exons ATGGAAGGGGGAAGGAGAATATCGGCAAGTCCTCGGCCTTGCAATGGTAGGAGGGTGGTAGCGAAGAAACGACCTCGTGTTGGTGGCGTGGATGGGTTCGTCAACAGCGTTAAGAAGCTTCAGAGGCGCGAAATCAGCTCCAAGCGTGACCGTGCTTTCACTATGAGCGATGCCCAAGAGCGGTTTCGCAATATTCGCCTCCAG GAGGAATATGATACACATGATCCAAAAGGTCACTGTGCCATGGTTCTGCCTTTCTTGCGAAAGAGGTCAAAAATTATTGAGATTGTAGCAGCGCGTGACATTGTGTTTGCTCTTGCGCAATCTGGTGTTTGTGCAGCATTTAGCCGAG AAACCAACCAGAGAATATGCTTTCTGAATGTCAGTCCCGATGAAGTGATAAGAAGCttgttttataacaaaaacaatgactCACTTATCACTGTTTCAGTTTATGCTTCCGACAATTTCAGTTCCTTGAAATGCAGAAGCACTAGGATTGA ATACATACGAAGAGGTAAACCAGATGCTGGCTTTGCTCTTTTTGAATCAGAGTCACTGAAATGGCCTGGTTTTGTAGAGTTCGATGATGTAAATGGGAAGGTTCTCACTTATTCTGCACAGGATAA CATATACAAGGTGTTTGATCTGAAAAACTACACAATGTTGTACTCCATATCAGATAAGCATGTTCAAGAGATTAAGATTAG TCCTGGAATCATGCTGTTAATTTTTACTAAAGCTAGTAGCCACGTTCCTCTTAAGATCCTGTCCATAGAGGATGGTACTGTTCTCAAATCCTTCAACCATCTCCTTCATCGGAATAAGAAGGTGGATTTCATCGAACAGTTCAATGAAAAGCTTCTTGTAAAGCAAGAAAATGAGAACCTCCAAATTCTTGAT GTTCGTAATTTTGAGCTGACAGAAGTTAGCAGAACTGAGTTCATGACACCATCAGCCTTTATATTTCTGTATGAGAATCAGCTATTCCTGACGTTTCGAAATCGAACTGTGGCTGTTTGGAATTTTCGAGGAGAACTTGTAACTTCTTTTGAGGATCATCTTTTATGGCATCCCGACTGCAATACCAATAACATATACATTACTAGTGACCAGGATCTTATTATTTCTTACTGCAAGGCTGATTCTGatgatccattatctgaaggAAATG GTTCCATCAATATCAGCAATATTTTAACTGGGAAATGCCTTGCTAAAATAAGAGCAAGCAACAACAAGGAAATTGAATGTGGCAGCAGCTGCAATTCGAAGAAGCGGGCCCTTTCATCCAGAATTAGAAGTACAGTTGCAGAAGCCTTGGAAGATATTACTGCTCTCTTCTACGACGAAGAGCGGAACGAGATCTACACGGGCAATAGGCTTGGTCTAGTTCATGTATGGTCTAACTAA
- the LOC18784572 gene encoding formin-like protein 2 yields the protein MGKLWVEVCLISARGLRRSSSLWKLQWYAVGWTNPNNKYCTKIDASGNANPVWKTKFATLVEDSESNLKDLALHIEVYSREPIFLRERLQGTATIVLREFLAKHNKNSEASRQGAEEVGSYQLRKKNSNKPQGFVDVSIRISEDMEARSSYTGSEGGPTDLSNTITLAIGDGSAPTFQPLAPHQRPESQLRINSPYAHPRPSPTNYSNPYAVGPSHPPSGGPSYRPSSGPSYPPASGPSYEPPKTPPPPPPPSNVGYIPTFIPRTDRMSDTYVNMPSSGAPPGRRGAPGFGMGMGAGALAAGAVIFGDDFMSGFDVPSGLQDASLTISTDPPF from the exons ATGGGGAAACTCTGGGTTGAAGTGTGCCTGATATCTGCTAGGGGGCTCCGGCGTTCGTCTTCCTTATGGAAGCTCCAATGGTATGCCGTTGGGTGGACTAACCCGAATAACAAATACTGCACCAAGATTGATGCATCTGGAAATGCAAATCCAGTATGGAAAACCAAGTTTGCTACCTTGGTTGAGGACTCAGAGTCGAACTTGAAGGATCTGGCGCTGCACATTGAAGTGTACAGCAGAGAGCCTATATTCCTCAGAGAGAGGCTTCAGGGTACAGCAACTATTGTCTTGAGAGAGTTTCTGGCTAAGCATAACAAGAATTCTGAGGCTTCAAGACAAGGAGCTGAAGAAGTTGGGAGCTATCAATTGCGGAAAAAGAACTCCAACAAGCCTCAAGGATTCGTAGATGTTTCAATACGTATATCTGAGGACATGGAAGCTCGAAGCTCATACACAG GCAGTGAGGGAGGACCTACGGATCTCAGCAATACCATCACCTTGGCTATTGGAGATGGGTCTGCACCAACATTTCAACCTCTAGCGCCACACCAAAGGCCAGAAAGTCAGCTCCGTATCAATTCTCCATATGCACATCCAAGGCCTTCCCCTACAAACTATTCCAACCCATATGCAGTTGGACCAAGCCACCCACCATCAGGCGGACCAAGTTACCGGCCATCCAGCGGACCAAGCTACCCGCCAGCAAGTGGACCAAGCTATGAGCCGCCCAAAACTCCGCCACCACCTCCCCCACCTTCTAATGTTGGGTACATACCCACTTTTATCCCAAGAACAGATAGAATGTCGGATACCTATGTTAATATGCCATCATCTGGAGCACCGCCTGGTCGTAGAGGGGCACCGGGTTTTGGAATGGGAATGGGTGCTGGAGCGCTGGCGGCCGGTGCTGTGATCTTCGGTGATGACTTTATGTCAGGATTTGATGTGCCTTCAGGATTACAAGATGCTAGTCTCACCATATCAACTGATCCTCCTTTTTAA
- the LOC18784845 gene encoding uncharacterized protein LOC18784845, whose protein sequence is MGSRAGVWVGVCPDLVLLKNCSKVSSFHGGNNISLSFPSRFGSDTKCPTSLKCFPLASASSLSGSGAQYAGSEQLLDVQTKQKRKGIAGIDQDELVDPKFLADPDSCFCEFRGVEIHHKVYDAQSQAHEAEALCSQTKKVGLPMILLHGFGASVFSWNRVMKPLAEIIGSKVVAFDRPAFGLTSRVNLFGHSSSGNGEPRPINPYSMAFAVLATLYFIDFLAAEKAILVGHSAGCLVAVDAYYKAPERVAAMILVAPAIFAPRTIKKGVKGSQSGEDNQTEEDSSNSINLGNPFIQLFRMLSKFAKFISQAIMLVVKGMVGMFSSLYKKFLSAVLRSSFAVMLVRMVIDKFGVTAVRNAWYDANQVTEHVIQGYTKPLRVKGWDKALVEYTAAMLTDTSSESKPPLAKRLHEISCPVLIVTGDNDRIVPSWNAERLSRAIPGSCLEVIKHCGHLPHEEKVDEFVSIVKKFLYRALEDSEEQHLQVVV, encoded by the exons ATGGGGAGCAGAGCAGGGGTTTGGGTTGGGGTGTGCCCGGACTTGGTCTTGCTTAAGAATTGTAGCAAAGTTTCAAGCTTTCATGGCGGCAACAACATCAGCTTAAGCTTTCCTTCAAGATTTGGTTCAGATACCAAATGTCCCACCAGTCTTAAATGTTTCCCACTCGCTTCTGCTTCTTCACTCAGTGGCTCCGGTGCCCAATACGCTGGTTCTG AGCAATTGCTGGATGTGCAAACAAAGCAGAAAAGGAAGGGGATAGCTGGCATTGATCAAGATGAATTAGTGGATCCTAAATTTTTAGCTGACCCGGATAGTTGTTTTTGTGAGTTCAGAGGAGTGGAGATACACCACAAGGTGTATGATGCACAATCACAGGCACATGAGGCTGAGGCCCTCTGTAGCCAGACTAAGAAGGTTGGTCTTCCTATGATTTTATTACATGGTTTTGGTGCCTCAGTTTTCTCGTGGAATCGAGTTATGAAACCGTTAGCAGAGATCATTGGTTCCAAAGTTGTTGCCTTTGATAGACCAGCCTTTGGGTTGACATCAAGGGTAAACCTTTTTGGGCATTCATCATCTGGAAATGGGGAACCAAGACCTATAAATCCATATTCCATGGCATTTGCAGTGCTTGCTACCTTATACTTCATTGATTTTCTCGCAGCCGAGAAGGCAATTCTAGTGGG gCATTCAGCTGGTTGTCTTGTAGCAGTTGATGCATATTATAAAGCTCCAGAACGTGTTGCTGCTATGATCCTTGTTGCCCCAGCAATTTTTGCCCCACGTACTATTAAAAAGGGTGTCAAGGGATCTCAATCAGGAGAAGATAACCAGACTGAAGAAGATAGCTcaaattcaataaatctaGGGAATCCATTTATCCAGCTTTTCAGGATGTTGTCCAAGTTTGCCAAATTTATTTCACAGGCAATAATGCTAGTGGTGAAGGGGATGGTAGGCATGTTTAGCTCTTTGTACAAGAAATTCTTGTCAGCTGTTCTACGCTCTTCCTTTGCTGTAATGCTA GTGAGGATGGTTATTGATAAATTTGGTGTCACTGCTGTTAGGAATGCATGGTATGACGCGAATCAAGTCACGGAACATGTCATACAAGGTTATACAAAG CCTTTGAGGGTTAAGGGTTGGGACAAGGCACTTGTGGAGTACACAGCAGCCATGCTTACAGACACATCATCTGAATCAAAGCCACCACTGGCAAAAAGACTTCATGAAATCTCATGTCCTG TCTTGATTGTTACGGGTGATAATGACCGAATTGTCCCCTCGTGGAATGCTGAGAGACTTTCACGAGCCATACCTGGATCTTGCCTTGAAGTTATAAAGCATTGTGGGCACTTGCCACACGAAGAGAAAGTTGATGAGTTTGTTTCAATAGTGAAGAAATTTCTGTACAGAGCTTTGGAAGATTCTGAGGAGCAACATCTACAAGTTGTAGTGTGA
- the LOC18785367 gene encoding uncharacterized protein LOC18785367: MWSGERRRSARILELEAKKTQNMGKATCDAARDVVTEDSDLTQRRKKVKSTPVQDLVANTVEYQLKKEADNSSNEDHCTNDVPLSSGTVLPERRKLELLLGILKRRDSHNLFAEAVNPEEVKDYYDIIKEPMDFGTISAKLNGQSYRTLEEFEHDVFLVWNNAMHFNLSTTTYYRQACAIRDLAERLFDALKNDPENFESSHSMTRLRASKRAKTEVNIQNSSHRSTNGMASKGCRGERSPEHSEVDQHETYRPLNTLPTANESIKSTVYCSSKQLVQTKQNSIGYQESLMQFVGPTAQMVAEHNSTKGAEDLNPHNATSNSQCRAPCQILNVASSQMVGPTAQMVAKHNLGKGAEDLNPRNVTSNFQHRALGQMLNMASPQMVGPTAQMVAEKNSDLIWQQFKNITDLQTEDLNPDNATSNFQCRALGQIPNVASINSYPTNPLSGSSSSMNSLFGDGKGKNVLIADVHASDLRGEIEKIHGPWPIWSAARLPQFVSGLSQSPALGPSYLGGGAHQFQPVAGRGSTHYGINVEQASQGLNLFRPTELGPQQPFFNKLFEQQSQNTSTSGTSRSAIELSDIDEWLSVGNRRDGSSNTRAPPASSQEQAATTGTDNFPWTLRL, from the exons ATGTGGAGTGGTGAACGTAGAAGGAGTGCACGAATACTTGAACTGGAAGCAAAAAAGACTCAGAATATGGGCAAGGCGACATGTGATGCAGCCAGGGATGTTGTTACTGAAGATTCCGACCTGAcgcagagaagaaaaaaggttaAGAGTACACCCGTCCAGGATCTGGTTGCAAATACAGTTGAGTATCAACTGAAAAAAGAG GCTGATAATTCGAGCAACGAAGACCATTGTACAAATGACG TTCCCTTGTCATCTGGTACTGTGTTACCAGAAAGAAGGAAGCTGGAACTGCTGCTTGGTATATTGAAAAG GAGAGACTCACACAATCTATTTGCAGAGGCAGTAAATCCAGAAGAG GTTAAAGACTACTATGATATCATTAAAGAGCCAATGGATTTCGGTACGATTTCAGCAAAACTCAATGGACAAAGCTACAGAACACTTGAAGAATTCGAG CATGATGTGTTTTTGGTATGGAACAACGCAATGCATTTCAACTTGTCAACAACCACCTATTATAGACAG GCTTGTGCTATAAGAGACCTAGCAGAGCGGTTGTTTGATGCTTTGAAAAATGACCCTGAGAACTTTGAAAGTAGCCATTCCATGACAAGACTGCGAGCCAGTAAGAGGGCTAAGACTGAAGTGAACATTCAGAATAGTTCTCACAGGTCAACAAATGGGATGGCTTCAAAGG GCTGTAGAGGTGAAAGAAGTCCTGAGCATTCTGAAGTAGATCAACATGAAACCTACAGGCCTCTGAATACACTCCCCACTGCGAATGAGTCAATCAAGTCTACAGTCTATTGCAGCTCAAAACAACTTGTGCAG ACTAAACAGAATAGTATTGGATACCAAGAAAGCTTGATGCAGTTTGTTGGGCCAACAGCTCAAATGGTTGCGGAGCACAATTCCACAAAAGGTGCTGAAGATCTTAATCCTCACAATGCAACTTCCAACTCTCAGTGCCGAGCTCCATGTCAAATTCTTAATGTGGCATCATCTCAAATGGTTGGGCCAACAGCTCAAATGGTTGCCAAGCACAATTTGGGAAAAGGTGCTGAAGATCTTAATCCTCGTAATGTGACTTCAAACTTTCAGCATCGAGCTCTAGGTCAAATGCTTAACATGGCATCACCTCAAATGGTTGGACCAACAGCTCAAATGGTTGCTGAGAAGAATTCAGACTTGATTTGGCAGCAGTTCAAAAACATTACCGATCTTCAAACTGAAGATCTTAATCCTGATAATGCAACTTCAAACTTCCAGTGTCGAGCTTTAGGCCAAATTCCTAATGTGGCATCAATTAATTCTTACCCCACCAATCCCTTATCTGGGAGTTCCTCCTCAATGAACTCCTTATTTGGAGATGGTAAAGGCAAGAATGTGTTGATAGCTGATGTGCATGCCTCCGATCTACGGGGGGAAATTGAGAAGATTCATGGTCCATGGCCAATTTGGTCTGCAGCGCGGCTTCCCCAGTTTGTTTCCGGACTAAGTCAGAGTCCAGCCCTGGGCCCAAGTTATCTTGGAGGTGGAGCACATCAGTTTCAACCAGTGGCTGGTAGAGGAAGCACACACTATGGAATCAATGTCGAGCAGGCAAGTCAAGGTTTGAATTTGTTTAGGCCAACAGAGTTAGGGCCACAGCAACCTTTCTTCAACAAGCTATTTGAGCAGCAGAGTCAGAATACGTCAACCTCTGGAACCAGCAGAAGTGCTATAGAGTTATCAGACATAGATGAATGGTTAAGTGTTGGTAATCGTCGAGATGGATCATCAAACACCCGAGCTCCTCCAGCAAGCTCTCAGGAGCAAGCTGCCACCACGGGAACCGATAACTTCCCATGGACTCTTCGCCTCTGA